The following nucleotide sequence is from Candidatus Polarisedimenticolia bacterium.
CGGAAGAAGCTTCAAAGAGCTGCAAGCCATCCAGGAGATCAGCCGGGCCCTCGGAAGAGCGACCTCCCTCTCCCGCGGCCTCGATCTGGTGGTGGAGAGCCTCGCCCGCGAGCTCAGGATGGAGCGCGGCACCGTGAGCCTCCTGCATCCCGGACGCCGTGACCTCGAGATCGCGGCGGCCCACGGCCTGTCCGAAGAGGAGAAGCGGCGGGGCCGCTACCAGATCGGGGAAGGAATCACCGGCCAGGTCATGGCCGGAGGCGAGCCGGTCGTGGTGCCGCGGATCTCCAAGGAGCCTCAATTCCTGGACCGGACGGGCGCCCGCAAGAATTCCCCCGACGCCGCTTTTCTCTGCGTGCCCATCCTCGAAGGCGATCGTCCCATCGGGACGCTGAGCGTGGACCGCTCCCCCCGGGAGTCGGCGGGATTCGAGGAGGATCTCATCTTCCTCTCCGGGGTCGCGGCGCTGCTGGGCCTGTTCATCCGCCTGCAGCGGCGCGGCGATGCGGCCCGGCCGCACCGCGCCGACGGGGAGGGCGCCGCCCCGGTCGCGGGCGATCGCGTCCAGTTCAAGAACATTATCGGCAACAGCGCGCGGATGCAGGAGCTTTTCCGGATGACGGAGCAGGTGGCGCGCTCCGACGCGACGGTCCTGCTGCGGGGCGAGAGCGGCACCGGCAAGGAGCTGGTGGCGGCCGCCGTCCACCACCTCAGCGGCCGCGCCGGCCGTCCTTTCGTGCGGGTGAACTGCGCCGTTCTTCCCGACACGCTCATCGAGAGCGAGCTGTTCGGCCACGAGCGGGGGGCCTTCACGGGCGCCATGGAGCGGAAGAAGGGGCGCTTCGAGCTGGCCGGGGACGGCACGATCTTTCTCGACGAGATCGCCGAGCTCACTCCGGCCACCCAGGCGAAATTCCTTCGCGTCCTCCAGGAACGGGAGTTCGAACGGGTGGGCGGGAGCCAGACCCTGAAGTGCTCGGCCCGCCTACTGGCCGCGACCAACCGCGATCTCGAGGCGGCGGTAGCGGCCGGATCGTTCCGGGAGGACCTCTACTACCGCCTCAACGTCGTCTCCATCCACCTTCCCCCCTTGCGGGATCGCAAGAGCGACATTCCCATCCTGGCCGAGTATTTCCTGGAGCGCAGCGCCGGCGCCAACAAGAAGCCGGTGCGGCGCTTCTCTCCCGGGGCGCTGGAGCTTCTCATGGCCTACCCGTGGCCCGGGAACGTCCGCGAGCTGGAGAACGCGATGGAGCGCGCCGTCCTCGTCTGCACCGGCCTGACCCTCTATCCCTACCACCTTCCCCCGAACATCCAGGCTGCGGGCCGCCCGAAGGGGCACGCCCCGTCGCTCCGGGCGGCGGTGGCCCAGCTCGAGAAGGAGCTCCTGAGCGAGGCGCTCGCCAACGCCGACGGCAACCAGAGCCGGGCCGCCCGCCTTCTCGGGATTTCGGAGAGGATGGTGCGCTACAAAACGCGGAAGTACCGGCTCGAGTCGCGCCAGGCTGCTCCGCGCAAGACCTAGCCGCCTCGTCATTAATGTCGAACCGTGGGAATTTCTCGACATTCATGTCGTAAAGCCGCC
It contains:
- a CDS encoding sigma 54-interacting transcriptional regulator, giving the protein MAGRSFKELQAIQEISRALGRATSLSRGLDLVVESLARELRMERGTVSLLHPGRRDLEIAAAHGLSEEEKRRGRYQIGEGITGQVMAGGEPVVVPRISKEPQFLDRTGARKNSPDAAFLCVPILEGDRPIGTLSVDRSPRESAGFEEDLIFLSGVAALLGLFIRLQRRGDAARPHRADGEGAAPVAGDRVQFKNIIGNSARMQELFRMTEQVARSDATVLLRGESGTGKELVAAAVHHLSGRAGRPFVRVNCAVLPDTLIESELFGHERGAFTGAMERKKGRFELAGDGTIFLDEIAELTPATQAKFLRVLQEREFERVGGSQTLKCSARLLAATNRDLEAAVAAGSFREDLYYRLNVVSIHLPPLRDRKSDIPILAEYFLERSAGANKKPVRRFSPGALELLMAYPWPGNVRELENAMERAVLVCTGLTLYPYHLPPNIQAAGRPKGHAPSLRAAVAQLEKELLSEALANADGNQSRAARLLGISERMVRYKTRKYRLESRQAAPRKT